One Corynebacterium matruchotii genomic window, CGCACAAACCCGGCAAACACGAACCGAATAACTACCGCCACCCCGACACCACAGTAGGCGAAGAGGAACATGGCCACGGGAATCACTAGACGGTGTGCGGTGCCATAGTGCAGGCCACCGATGATATTGAGCAGCCCGCCCCAAGGCTCAGGGAACATCGTGAGGGCATTCATGGTGATGAGCGCGGAGAAAATCAGGAAAAGTATTCCCCACACATTGCGCCGCCACACAAGGGCCACAACCATACCGATCACCGCAAACCACAGGAGATACGTCCAGTCGGTAAGCCCGAATTCGCCCACATGTCGGGTACGCATCAAGAAGGTTTTGATAAACGTTTCCTTGCGGGAAAGATCTTCGAATGCGGTAACGGATTGGACGTCTTCGGACTGGCCAAAACCGGATTTCAGTTGGGGCCAGAGCAGCAGCACCGCAATGCCACCGGTGGCGGCGAGCAGTCCGAAGTCCCGAAGCCGGGCCATGGTGCCGGCAGCCCATTTATTGGTGCGCCAGTCGCTCCAGATACGGGCACCGACCTGACGTGGTTTCCGCGCCGGGTGCTTCTGCTCTTCCAGTTTTGGCTGCGTCGATTCCGATTCGGAGTCCTGATCCGGCTTGGCAGTGGTAGTATCCGGCGTGGTCGAATCCTCCGCAGGAATCGAGTCCGCCGGAGTCCACCATTGGCGCACCGGATGCCACAGCTGGCCGAATAGCCACCAGAATCCCACCAGGAACACCACGACAGTGATTGGGGCAGGGTGCGCGATCGCCACTCCCATAAACCCCATGACGCCGGCAAACATGCGGACCGGCACCGCCGGAATGGACGTGATGAGGACCGCAACGATACCAGTCATAGAAATGGCACCAAGGTACGGCCACATGCCCACATACACGGGGATCCAATACAACACCGGGGTGGCGATGACGATGGCGGCCGAGAACCCTGCGGCGATCTGGGCGGTGAGCCCCCGATTGCCCACGAGTCGCCAAGCGATCAGCCCAACCGACAGGGGAATGGTGACCGACGGCAGCACAATGGTCATCCAGTTGATTGCCTGGATGGGGGTAAATCCCTCGTAGCGGGCGAGTAATGCGGTTGCGGCATGCCACCCAGAGGGGTAGAACAGTTCCTGATGTCCATCAATGTTGTGGGCTTCACCCATGCGGGTGGAGTCGGCGATGCCGCGTTCCAAAATGAATCGGACCTCGCTGGCGTGCCAATGCACGTCCCACCCCTGCACGATCGAGGAGAAATCGTATTTCAGCCCCTGGTATATCTCCAGGAGCCGGCTGGTATAGGTTCCGGCCCCCACGATAACGCCGGCCAAGGGCAGAATCCATCGCGGATCGAAAATGCCCCCGTTGCTGAATACTGGCAGATCATACCAGTGTTCTTCGTCGCTTGTCGACGGTTTCCCCTGGGGGGATTTCCACCACGGAATCCGGGATCGCAACCACCCCACCAGCGGGTTGGCTGCGGTAGGTGCGGGGGCGGGTTTTGGGTCGTGAACCCGCTGATTCTTCCACCAACTGCCCACCCAGTCGAGGGGTTTGCCACCGTTAGGCTGCCATGTTTTCCGCCACCGCCAGAATTGCCCGGCCAGAAACGGCAACCGCCATATCACGGCAGCTGTAAGAAAATACCAGTAGGCGTGGGTAACGTTGGCGAGGTTGAAGGGAATATCGCGGCAGCTGAGCACCCAGCCGGTGAATCCAACGATGCCCATGGTGGTGGGGATGCCGGCGGCTGCGGCCCAGGGGATGCGGAGGCCAGAAACCCAGTTCACTATCATTCCGGGCAGAATGAGGGCGGCAATAGCGACCATCAGTCCGTGTTGGGCTAACACTGACAGTTCCACCCGGATGCCTCCCTCTAGCCAATAACTACAATATCCTACCGAGATAGCAGTTTAGCCTCTGTTGCGGCTCCTCCACCCCTTTAACCCTCGCCACAGGGCGGATCGGATGGTAGTTCATCCCGTTGAGCACGGGTAACCTGGGCCCGGGCAGCTAGTTGTGACTCATCTGGGTAATCCACCCCCACGAGGGATAATCCGGCTGCTGGGGCGACCGGTACTAATGCGGATCGGGAAGTTTCGGCCAGCAGGGATGTGGCAAATCCTGCGGGTCGTTTTCCCTCCCCCACCACGAGGCAGCAGCCCACTAGGGAGCGCACCATGGACCAGCAGAAGGCATCGGCGGTGACGTGGGCCTCAAAGGTGTCGGGTTCGATGG contains:
- a CDS encoding DUF6541 family protein, which encodes MELSVLAQHGLMVAIAALILPGMIVNWVSGLRIPWAAAAGIPTTMGIVGFTGWVLSCRDIPFNLANVTHAYWYFLTAAVIWRLPFLAGQFWRWRKTWQPNGGKPLDWVGSWWKNQRVHDPKPAPAPTAANPLVGWLRSRIPWWKSPQGKPSTSDEEHWYDLPVFSNGGIFDPRWILPLAGVIVGAGTYTSRLLEIYQGLKYDFSSIVQGWDVHWHASEVRFILERGIADSTRMGEAHNIDGHQELFYPSGWHAATALLARYEGFTPIQAINWMTIVLPSVTIPLSVGLIAWRLVGNRGLTAQIAAGFSAAIVIATPVLYWIPVYVGMWPYLGAISMTGIVAVLITSIPAVPVRMFAGVMGFMGVAIAHPAPITVVVFLVGFWWLFGQLWHPVRQWWTPADSIPAEDSTTPDTTTAKPDQDSESESTQPKLEEQKHPARKPRQVGARIWSDWRTNKWAAGTMARLRDFGLLAATGGIAVLLLWPQLKSGFGQSEDVQSVTAFEDLSRKETFIKTFLMRTRHVGEFGLTDWTYLLWFAVIGMVVALVWRRNVWGILFLIFSALITMNALTMFPEPWGGLLNIIGGLHYGTAHRLVIPVAMFLFAYCGVGVAVVIRFVFAGFVRNKIWRVASVCLSTIAAVWITSLIVPWASYSVREGSRWAIESMYESRMVTKDDRDAFNWLAKQPHAYDGIIFGNSADGYGWMYAYNKLPSLARHYDGVSAKPGAPSHVLRDSAYLIGAGNHGDPDQRNKADIAAENLGVNFIVLSPPNFWWFQQSNLEMSVKLDKAPGLTLVYQKNSIRIYAVNAKFKDTELTRMRESGPASNQLPVPQCPKDSADGKAAAAAGETTQVEYDPETGEQTTVTKPKPCYHRPSKPDVAPRANDAKGKSPVTPKSGGIDDNSNKYSEKSSLDLTEKEARRRRLDNGYAHNEKATLRF